Below is a genomic region from Cydia strobilella chromosome 1, ilCydStro3.1, whole genome shotgun sequence.
CCCAGGtatcaaaatgacgtcagcgacgtcttaatgacggcattattacgtcataatgtcgtcgctgacgtcataatgacgtataaatgctactggggctGGGACGCgtaaaaaacgtttattttagAAGGTAGGTGCACATGTTTTGAACAGTATCTTATttgctattattgtaagtacttcCTTCTGTAGTTTCTcctgaaaagaaaaatatatagacCGTACCAAAATAAAAACCAAGTCTAAGtagctaccgcgaaaaccgaaattcgcaaattgcgggaatctttctctttttttttccaatgcaggcgtaattagagtgacagagaaaaatgcccgcaatttgcgaacttcgattttcgcggttatagcccaggtcCCAAAGCTGGCACCGAACTGAATGATAATCTTCTCAGCCCTTGCCAAATCTCTGTCCAAGACCGTAACTTTCGTATTCAGCCAAAACCCGTTATTGTCATATGCCAACTCTATTAGATATGTGCATTTTACTGGCTTTTATATGAATTGGACGTTAAGCTATGAAGTATTAAGataaatgagaacgaaactccgtttgtatgggaaggtgaaattcggccgagcttgccggggactcttaaaagaTAATTGGGAACTATCCTACGAATCTGAAAAGActagaatattataatataacatttattataatagtttatGTAAGTGGGTTACAAAAATACATTCATGTACAAAGACATACAAAGATTAAATAGCACATTTAAATACAATCATATtcgtttacaatttttaataacaacACACTAAGCAATATTGCtacatgcaaaaaaaaacactttaaaaaaacaagcttcaaatatttttaattagctAACTACTCTCattccaattttttttgcaaGCTAAATATCGTAAAGCGGGGTGGCTTTGAAATGTaggggcgactttgaaatttcagtttttaagccgtaatatatttttatgcaggATTTTTTACAGTAGGTGCCCATCAATATATATTAATCTAACTAGTTACACGAaacagtttcagtaaataatgaataatggtaattttgtagccattttaaaactatcaaagtaacctcaaattttcctaaagccaccccgttttaccgtacaaggtgtaacaaaaatagtgatgATCCGTTTAAGGAGATATTCGGTATCGtattctgattaggaaaaagttgaaaatgtttttctcgcgaaaaaaattttttttttctatggggcaGGTCGTCCAGCCAAAAATGTTTTACGTCAAACGGATCTCCACTAtatttgttacaccttgtataacAACCGTGTGTATCATGTGTACGGGTATGAAAGTTACTGAAtctttccaaaaagttggaaaagttgtCGGAAATCTCAAGAAAATTTTACAGGACACAAAGGCAACTTTCATTTTGGGAATGGAATATTTCGATCTTATCAAAATTAAGAAGTTTCCGAAAAAACTCCGTGGACATTtagcaattttggaaactttccgacggcaaATCAGCAGCCATGTGCATAAAAACTTATCCAATTGTGTAAGACTTTAATGTAATAAAGTACAAGCAAGTACGGCTGATACACTTAATTTTAATCCGcaaatttggtattttctataaatagggatcttattgtcgatggcgcttacgccaataataacgatgctccgatattaaaacaatgccgcgcgacgctgtgcggcgtaaacgccatcgacaataaggtcctttttcatAGGAAATGTCCCAAATTTCCGTAGTTAATGGAATGGGTTTGAGGATCTGACTATAGTATGTAAGGGAAACGAGCGTTTCGTGGGCAAAATTACACAAgaattattttttgatataataGGCTCTGCCATAaaatttcttatgaaaatatattacatattttattttagtaagaCATAAAATACTGAATATCTATTGAACTTAAACATGTTTCGGTCAATTAAAACTCATTCATTGTATATACAATTACTTTTCACATTAATTATAAATCAACTATACAtttcttaataataaaataatacctatattcgATGAAGTAAATACAATAgcatttttgtgtaaatttaagTCAAACataatactttaaaattatacttaaaaaaTTGTTCATTTAGCTTATTAATTTAGGCGCCAAAACAAAATTCGTTATGACATTAAAAACCTCTGTTGGGCGCCAACTGTAACactaataacaaaaataaattagcaACATCACACATAtctttacattaaataatttcacggtttagactcacttgcgcgacatgtttcggagaggcctaggtctcctttctcaagcactaatagtgcgagcagcgttcacgacgaccgtgtattgcgtacgtGTAGttaacgctgctcgcactattagtgcttgagaaaggagacctaggcctctccgaaacatgtcgcgcgagtgactaaaacaagtgagtctaaaccgtgaaattattaatgttagtatgtctcacaacagtttaaattcacttATATTAAGTCCACAGAGAGATATAATGTAACATACAGCGGGGGGCCTTAGTTCTTGTATCTATATTTCTCTTCTTTGGAAATGGGTACAGGCGGATCGGGCTTACTGCCCTGACTACTTCCGCCTTGCTCCGGACCTCACCCTGTCGTCCACTGTAGGAAAATGTTggagtaaataaaaaagtctAGGGAAATAGTGACATTATAACATAAAGagacagttaatttttttatgtcctATGTGTCATACTtttgcttaacttcaaacttggGTAAacccattcgaccctctcagcgaATATCTACCCTATCACCTTTTCTTAATACGAAGATTGCacaatctgacagatggatttaaaCAAGTTTGAAGTTAAGAGACACGAGTTTGAAGTTAGTTGTGAAAAATGGGGGAGAAGTTAAAATTTGCCTTTTTCCTGAATATTTGGGTAACATAGTGGCACCAATAACCAGACGGACACTTTCATCTTTTATCCAAGAACACGAGGATCAGAAACCGATATCTTAATATAACCATGATCTCTTAATGTTGCCATATACATAAATTTGTTTCACACccttatttttttggataaaaaacaaaagtgaCAGTCACTGGTTCCTATCCGTCATTGCCACTACGTTATATGGGAGCTTTGAAATatggaaaaaatgaaaatttactcttatatatactatacatatactttTTCCCACGTTATGACAATGTTTCATAGTTATAGTAATTATGGAACTCTGCCAGAGTCATAACAAGAGACTATACAGAAGTgacttacttaattttatttgtgttagttaaaaaatattatttttaaccccAACATACACATTCaatgttttaaaaattcttaaaaaatgTCACGTAGAAATTAACAAACCTTGAGGTTGGATCCTCCCTCCTTAGCCAGTTCAGCCTCTCGTCTCTCCATCTCCTCAGACCGCTGCTGCATGCGCTTCACCTTCTCAGGGTCCTTGACTCCGCGGGAGGCCTCCTCCTGTCGTCGCTTCTCGGCCGCCTCCACCAGCTGGCGGCGTCTGGTATCCTAGTACAGTACATTAAGATAAGTAATATTATGTAG
It encodes:
- the LOC134746724 gene encoding small VCP/p97-interacting protein isoform X1; translated protein: MGIFTSCCKPQAADVLTPDADTRRRQLVEAAEKRRQEEASRGVKDPEKVKRMQQRSEEMERREAELAKEGGSNLKWTTG
- the LOC134746724 gene encoding small VCP/p97-interacting protein isoform X2, which gives rise to MASVQSIWKKMDTRRRQLVEAAEKRRQEEASRGVKDPEKVKRMQQRSEEMERREAELAKEGGSNLKWTTG